From Loxodonta africana isolate mLoxAfr1 chromosome 2, mLoxAfr1.hap2, whole genome shotgun sequence, the proteins below share one genomic window:
- the LOC135228250 gene encoding uncharacterized protein LOC135228250, with protein sequence MRSAACRTISAEDKENGNQERGWSAQGARGEWSRGAGPAAAPRVGDAGGGEGRRPVCFPRLGSAEGEAAAGDRKRGDSARRHHLPLPSTHTRTCRRLPPPPAGFLPLWGPGCSDGLVCVRLQRASDPAPTRRLSRSGLSVSYTLARHLPAAAASSNSAPALATPLGKENYRPLFLSVTDAKILKFLANQTQQLVKRIIYLDQEEFIPGV encoded by the exons ATGCGCTCGGCGGCGTGCAGAACCATCTCCGCGGAGGACAAGGAAAATGGGAACCAGGAGCGTGGCTGGAGTGCGCAGGGCGCTCGCGGCGAGTGGAGCCGGGGCGCAGGGCCCGCAGCTGCCCCGCGGGTGGGGGATGCCGGCGGCGGGGAGGGCCGGCGCCCGGTCTGCTTCCCCCGGCTCGGCTCTGCAGAAGGAGAAGCGGCTGCTGGTGACAGGAAGAGAGGCGACAGCGCACGCAggcaccacctccccctcccgaGCACACACACCCGGACATGCCGCCGCCTACCTCCCCCGCCGGCCGGCTTCCTTCCTCTATGGGGCCCGGGCTGCAGCGACGGCCTCGTGTGCGTACGGCTTCAACGCGCCTCCGACCCGGCACCGACCCGCAGGCTCTCCCGATCCGGGCTCTCCGTCTCCTACACGCTTGCCCGCCACCTTCCCGCGGCCGCCGCTTCCTCCAACTCCGCTCCAGCGCTCGCGACTCCTCTCG gaaaagaaaactacaggccactCTTCCTCTCGgtcacagatgcaaaaattcttaagtTTTTAGCAAACCAAACACAGCAATTGGTAAAAAGGATAATTTATCTTGATCAAGAGGAATTTATCCCAGGAGTgtaa